In the genome of Gloeotrichia echinulata CP02, one region contains:
- the rpmG gene encoding 50S ribosomal protein L33 has translation MAKSKGVRIIVTLECTECRTNANKRSPGVNRYTSTKNRRNTTNRLELKKFCPHCNTHTVHKEIK, from the coding sequence ATGGCTAAAAGCAAAGGTGTCCGCATAATAGTGACACTAGAATGTACCGAGTGTCGCACTAACGCTAACAAGCGCTCTCCTGGTGTTAATCGGTATACATCAACCAAAAATCGGCGGAACACGACTAATAGGTTAGAACTCAAAAAGTTCTGTCCTCATTGCAACACACATACAGTTCACAAGGAAATCAAGTAA
- the rpsR gene encoding 30S ribosomal protein S18, producing the protein MSYFRRRLSPIKPGEPIDYKDVDLLRKFITERGKILPRRITGLTSQQQRDLTLAIKRSRIVALLPFINAEG; encoded by the coding sequence ATGAGTTATTTTCGTCGGCGGTTGTCTCCGATTAAGCCAGGAGAACCAATAGATTATAAAGATGTTGATTTGTTGCGTAAGTTTATCACCGAGCGGGGTAAGATACTACCACGCCGGATCACTGGGCTGACATCTCAGCAACAGCGAGATTTGACATTAGCGATTAAGCGATCGCGGATTGTGGCTTTATTGCCATTTATCAATGCCGAAGGCTAA
- a CDS encoding ribonuclease R family protein has product MEKGTLVEFRVQGDRRLGVVDRPDGKTRWFVVDERDQSHSLAPRQITYTVNGQTYKSSEIARFLDLVKPYLDPSSLEVAWELLVEDGETITPSQMANLLFSESDPPHCYAAYCLLSDDKLYFKQKADAYEPRTAAQVAERKHQLEVEAQKAKGQQEFLARVEQALKGEGVEWQRQDRQRLEGLEKYAALLADIVRMGVNSDTLARSCPPPAPVLETMTILGRTATPQGALQLLVDLGWWGPHENLFLRRSSIPVQFPSKVLEVAQQRLDSPPSSPDTDRLDLTHLKVYTIDDESTTEIDDGISWELLPETRERVWVHIADPTRLLVPEDDLDLEARKRGSTVYLPTGMIPMFPEVLATGPMSLLQGKVCYALSFGIILDQTGAVEEYSIHPSLIKPTYRLTYEDVDEMLELVPEAEPEIEAIANWAHKRKAWRYTQGAISINMPEAMIKVKGEEISIDILDDSRSRQLVAEMMILAGEVAARYGQTHNIPLPFRGQPQPELPPDEELLQLPAGFVRACAMRRCMPKSEMSITPVRHAGLGLNTYTQATSPIRRYSDLLTHFQLKAHLRGEVLPFSAEQLKEVMMTVTSTTQELTMVERQTNRYYALEYLRRHPEKIWDATVLMWLREDSNLALILLEDLGLQLPMSFKRTVNLGEHLLVKVGFSDPQKDMIQFQEIIYQEAQSAVS; this is encoded by the coding sequence GTGGAGAAGGGGACGCTGGTTGAATTTAGGGTTCAAGGCGATCGCCGTCTGGGAGTGGTAGATCGCCCAGATGGAAAAACCCGTTGGTTTGTGGTAGATGAACGCGATCAATCCCACAGCCTCGCGCCTAGACAAATTACCTATACTGTTAACGGACAAACCTATAAGTCTTCTGAAATAGCCCGGTTTCTAGATTTGGTCAAGCCATATTTAGATCCATCGAGCTTGGAAGTGGCCTGGGAATTACTGGTTGAAGATGGGGAAACCATCACCCCATCCCAAATGGCGAATCTGCTATTTTCCGAATCAGACCCACCCCATTGTTACGCCGCCTATTGTTTGTTGTCAGATGATAAACTCTATTTCAAGCAAAAAGCCGACGCTTACGAACCGCGTACTGCGGCTCAAGTAGCAGAACGCAAACACCAGTTAGAAGTAGAGGCGCAAAAAGCCAAGGGACAGCAGGAATTTTTGGCTCGCGTCGAACAGGCGCTCAAGGGTGAAGGTGTAGAATGGCAACGGCAAGATCGCCAGCGATTAGAAGGACTGGAAAAATACGCAGCCCTACTGGCAGATATCGTGCGGATGGGGGTAAATTCCGACACTTTAGCTCGCTCCTGTCCTCCCCCAGCCCCAGTACTGGAAACCATGACCATCCTGGGGCGCACTGCTACCCCCCAAGGAGCCTTACAACTGTTAGTAGACTTGGGTTGGTGGGGTCCGCATGAAAACTTATTCCTGCGGCGTTCGTCAATTCCGGTTCAGTTTCCTAGTAAGGTATTAGAAGTGGCGCAACAGCGTTTGGATTCCCCCCCATCTAGCCCCGATACAGACCGCCTGGATCTGACGCACCTGAAGGTGTACACAATTGATGATGAAAGTACCACCGAAATCGATGATGGTATAAGTTGGGAATTACTCCCAGAAACACGGGAACGGGTGTGGGTGCATATAGCTGATCCCACCCGGTTATTAGTACCGGAAGATGACCTAGACCTAGAAGCGAGAAAGCGCGGTAGTACGGTTTATTTACCGACGGGAATGATACCCATGTTCCCGGAAGTATTGGCAACAGGACCCATGAGCCTATTACAGGGCAAAGTTTGTTACGCCCTCAGCTTTGGGATTATTTTAGATCAAACTGGGGCAGTAGAAGAGTACAGCATTCATCCCAGTTTAATTAAACCGACTTATCGCCTCACCTACGAAGATGTAGATGAGATGCTGGAATTAGTCCCAGAAGCTGAACCGGAAATTGAAGCGATCGCCAATTGGGCACACAAGCGCAAAGCTTGGCGCTACACCCAAGGCGCCATCAGCATCAATATGCCAGAAGCGATGATCAAAGTCAAAGGTGAGGAAATCAGCATTGATATTTTAGATGATTCCCGCTCCCGCCAACTCGTAGCCGAAATGATGATTCTGGCCGGGGAAGTAGCAGCGCGTTACGGTCAAACACATAACATTCCCCTTCCTTTCCGTGGTCAACCACAGCCAGAATTACCCCCAGACGAGGAATTACTCCAGCTACCAGCTGGATTCGTCCGCGCTTGCGCTATGCGTCGTTGTATGCCAAAAAGTGAAATGAGCATCACCCCTGTGCGTCATGCAGGTTTGGGTTTAAATACCTACACCCAGGCGACATCTCCCATCCGGCGTTACAGCGACTTGCTCACCCACTTTCAATTAAAAGCCCATTTGCGCGGCGAAGTTCTACCTTTTTCTGCAGAACAACTCAAAGAAGTGATGATGACCGTCACCAGTACCACCCAAGAACTGACAATGGTAGAACGGCAAACTAATAGATATTATGCACTAGAATATTTGCGCCGTCATCCAGAGAAAATTTGGGACGCCACAGTCTTAATGTGGCTACGCGAAGATAGCAACTTAGCACTAATTCTCTTAGAAGATTTGGGTTTACAATTACCAATGTCTTTTAAACGAACTGTCAATTTAGGTGAACATTTATTAGTGAAAGTGGGATTTTCCGACCCGCAAAAGGATATGATTCAATTTCAGGAAATAATTTACCAAGAAGCCCAATCAGCAGTGTCTTGA
- a CDS encoding phospholipase D-like domain-containing protein translates to MQLFTRQRSFSYIFLLIFTTVACQRVESYNLRPAPLPQDPLVQAYFNHSESSEYKEIYRQKTRLGDDLEKQIVDAISQAKSTVDVAVQELRLPKIAQALIDRQKAGIKVRVILENNYSRPLSNWTTPEVSKLAKRERERYNEFRQFVDVNQDNQLNLEEINQRDGLAMLQNAQIPWLDDTADGSQGSSLMHHKFVIVDNRLVIITSANFTLSDTYGDFTNSRSLGNANNLLQINSPELAALFTQEFNIMWGDGPAGKPDSLFGVKKPQRLPKTITLGETKITVQFSPSSPTLPWSDSSNGLIGKTLASASKSIDMALFVFSEQRLANILETSHQQNVQIRALIEPQFAYRPYSEALDMMGFALSNKCKYEVDNHPWKNPITTVGVPNLPKGDLLHHKFAVIDNHTVITGSHNWSAAANNGNDETLLIIESPTVTAHYMREFAGLYAKVIPGLPPTIQAKIKSQQKQCL, encoded by the coding sequence GTGCAACTTTTTACTAGGCAAAGGTCTTTTTCTTATATCTTTTTACTGATATTTACCACCGTTGCTTGTCAACGAGTCGAGTCTTATAATCTGCGTCCCGCACCCCTACCGCAAGATCCTTTAGTTCAAGCTTACTTTAACCATTCCGAGTCTTCAGAATACAAAGAAATTTACCGCCAAAAAACGCGACTTGGGGATGATTTAGAAAAACAGATTGTCGATGCTATTTCCCAAGCTAAATCTACCGTAGATGTGGCTGTGCAAGAATTGCGCTTACCGAAAATTGCTCAAGCACTGATAGATAGACAAAAAGCTGGGATTAAGGTCAGAGTAATCTTAGAAAATAACTATAGTCGCCCCTTGAGTAATTGGACAACCCCAGAAGTAAGTAAGTTAGCGAAAAGGGAACGGGAACGCTATAACGAATTTCGCCAATTTGTAGACGTAAATCAAGATAATCAACTCAACCTTGAGGAAATTAATCAAAGGGATGGGTTAGCCATGCTCCAAAATGCTCAAATTCCCTGGTTAGATGATACAGCAGATGGCTCACAAGGCAGCAGTTTGATGCATCATAAATTTGTGATTGTAGACAATCGCCTTGTGATTATAACTTCTGCTAATTTTACTTTGAGCGATACCTATGGCGATTTTACAAATTCTCGCAGTTTAGGTAATGCCAACAATTTATTGCAGATTAATAGCCCAGAATTAGCGGCTTTATTCACACAAGAGTTTAACATCATGTGGGGTGATGGACCAGCAGGTAAGCCAGATAGTTTATTTGGTGTGAAAAAACCGCAGCGTTTACCCAAAACAATTACTTTGGGTGAAACTAAAATTACTGTCCAGTTTTCGCCTAGTTCCCCAACTCTACCTTGGAGTGACAGCAGTAATGGTTTAATTGGTAAAACTTTAGCATCAGCAAGCAAATCTATAGATATGGCGTTGTTTGTATTTTCTGAGCAACGTCTGGCTAATATTTTAGAAACTAGCCATCAACAAAATGTACAAATTCGCGCTTTAATTGAACCGCAATTCGCCTATCGTCCCTATAGCGAAGCTTTAGATATGATGGGATTTGCACTGAGTAATAAATGTAAATATGAGGTCGATAATCATCCTTGGAAAAATCCTATTACCACCGTAGGTGTACCAAACCTACCCAAAGGTGATTTATTGCATCACAAATTTGCTGTAATTGATAATCACACAGTAATTACAGGTTCTCATAATTGGTCAGCAGCAGCCAATAATGGGAACGATGAAACACTTTTAATAATTGAAAGTCCTACAGTCACAGCCCATTATATGCGAGAATTTGCAGGTCTTTATGCTAAGGTAATACCTGGTTTACCGCCTACAATTCAAGCAAAAATTAAATCACAACAAAAACAATGTCTCTAG
- a CDS encoding cysteine desulfurase family protein, whose amino-acid sequence MQIYLDYSATTPPRPEAIAAMQAVLTQQWGNPSSLHAWGERAATIVEQARIQVAGLINAPVPESIIFTSGGTEADNLAIMGVARLYHVPQHIIISSVEHSAISEPVQLLQTWGWDVTYLAVDAKGVVNPQDLKAALRHNTVLVSVIYGQSEVGTVQPIAELSNIARAHGALFHTDAVQAVGRLPIDVQKLPVDLLSLSSHKLYGPQGAGALYVRPGVELLPLLGGGGQERGLRSGTQATPAIAGFGVAAELAVQELATETPRLIQLRDRLFTQLSDIPGLIPTGDRYHRLPHHVSFCLEYADGEKLSGKTLVRQLNLAGIAISAGSACHSGKLSPSPILLAMGYSQKAALGGIRMTLGRDTTQSDVDWTAMVLKQVLRRLTSLVVRLW is encoded by the coding sequence ATGCAAATATATCTAGATTACAGTGCTACTACTCCCCCTCGCCCAGAAGCGATCGCCGCTATGCAAGCAGTCCTGACTCAACAGTGGGGCAATCCTTCTAGTTTACATGCCTGGGGAGAACGGGCAGCTACAATTGTGGAACAAGCCAGAATCCAAGTTGCAGGATTAATTAACGCCCCGGTTCCCGAATCGATTATCTTTACTTCTGGTGGTACTGAGGCAGATAATCTGGCAATTATGGGTGTTGCCCGATTATACCATGTGCCTCAACATATTATTATTTCAAGTGTTGAGCATTCGGCAATTTCTGAACCAGTGCAATTGTTACAAACATGGGGCTGGGATGTAACTTATCTGGCTGTGGATGCTAAGGGTGTAGTCAACCCTCAAGATTTAAAAGCCGCATTGCGTCATAACACCGTTTTGGTGTCTGTGATTTATGGTCAAAGTGAAGTCGGGACAGTACAACCAATTGCCGAACTCAGTAATATTGCTAGGGCACACGGTGCTTTATTCCATACAGATGCAGTGCAAGCGGTGGGACGCTTACCCATTGATGTGCAAAAATTACCTGTAGATTTATTGAGTTTATCCAGTCATAAATTATATGGTCCTCAAGGGGCTGGGGCGTTGTATGTGCGTCCTGGTGTGGAGTTATTACCCCTGCTGGGTGGGGGAGGACAAGAAAGAGGATTGCGTTCTGGGACTCAAGCTACACCCGCGATCGCCGGTTTTGGAGTCGCAGCAGAACTAGCAGTCCAAGAATTAGCGACGGAAACACCCCGGTTAATTCAGTTACGCGATCGCCTGTTTACCCAATTATCTGATATTCCCGGTTTGATTCCCACAGGCGATCGCTATCACCGCTTACCCCACCATGTCAGTTTCTGTCTAGAATACGCCGATGGGGAAAAACTCAGCGGTAAAACCTTGGTGCGACAATTAAACCTCGCTGGCATTGCCATCAGCGCCGGTTCTGCCTGTCACAGTGGTAAACTTAGTCCTAGTCCTATACTTTTAGCGATGGGCTATTCCCAAAAAGCGGCTTTGGGCGGGATTCGCATGACACTGGGGCGCGATACCACCCAATCTGATGTGGATTGGACGGCTATGGTATTAAAGCAGGTTTTACGGCGACTGACATCTTTAGTTGTTCGTTTATGGTGA
- a CDS encoding DUF1995 family protein: MSELPKSLEDAIAQSQTATQAAIADGLKRIQVEFLFPELKIMPVAEQFLPLFAEYDSRLKVFFADAGGAALARRDWAEAPFTILDIGTGRAASIASKIQPEDGIFLFITPTSVEVPQLEKICQTIGDRPMVLLNPRLEDSGIVGIGYAARQTRQRFISTIEPCYYLRPVDDQTAVFRCYPGLWEVWVEANGEYQKIAELPKRPSGDELDLILMKGQPQTATGAAPAKKPSVFKSLQRFLKALSS; the protein is encoded by the coding sequence ATGTCTGAACTTCCGAAAAGTCTTGAAGATGCGATCGCCCAATCTCAAACAGCTACCCAAGCAGCCATTGCAGACGGTTTAAAACGCATACAGGTTGAGTTCCTGTTCCCAGAACTCAAAATTATGCCAGTAGCAGAGCAATTTTTGCCCCTGTTTGCAGAATATGATTCCCGTTTGAAAGTCTTCTTTGCTGATGCTGGTGGCGCCGCTCTCGCCCGTCGCGATTGGGCAGAGGCACCATTTACAATTTTGGATATCGGTACGGGTAGGGCTGCTTCCATAGCCTCCAAAATTCAGCCAGAGGATGGAATTTTTCTGTTTATTACTCCTACTTCCGTAGAAGTACCCCAATTAGAAAAGATCTGTCAAACAATTGGCGATCGCCCTATGGTTCTATTAAATCCCCGTTTAGAAGATTCCGGGATTGTAGGTATTGGTTACGCAGCTAGGCAAACCCGCCAGCGTTTCATTAGCACCATTGAACCATGCTACTACTTACGCCCCGTCGATGATCAAACTGCCGTCTTTCGCTGCTACCCTGGACTGTGGGAAGTTTGGGTAGAAGCCAACGGTGAGTATCAAAAAATTGCCGAATTACCTAAAAGACCATCTGGTGATGAACTAGATTTAATTCTGATGAAAGGACAACCGCAAACCGCAACAGGCGCCGCACCGGCGAAAAAGCCCAGTGTGTTCAAGAGTTTGCAACGTTTCTTAAAGGCGTTGAGTAGTTAG
- a CDS encoding CO2 hydration protein — translation MVTIKNKPNNNPLAEYIKRLQTGEALLADSPENVLEVVGILKSYGVVIDAYSNNLNYIAENQFLVFFPFFKYFNGEFSWTKLLRHWWHDRINFEYAEYCMKAMMWHGGGGLDTYLDTKEFEVRAQAVIAAKLKNNPLFLGINQLFPDFLIEQLRVSVYYSGLGQFWRVMADMFLSLSDRYDNGEIKSIPQVVDHIKSALVANALKPITYDVKINGKVYEIIPKNIGLTFLADTGLPYVEAVFFRGTPFAGTVTYNAQAYEIPPDQARFQYGALYADPLPIGGAGIPPTLLMQDMRHYLPEYLHDIYRRSPRGEDDLRVQICMSFQKSMFCVTTAAILGLMPYSLDSEDPSEQKANQLYLEKWMARLTTSRLLAVNS, via the coding sequence ATGGTAACTATTAAAAACAAGCCTAATAATAATCCCTTAGCTGAGTATATCAAACGCCTGCAAACAGGTGAAGCACTGCTGGCTGATAGTCCAGAAAACGTCCTGGAAGTAGTTGGCATTCTCAAAAGCTATGGCGTAGTTATTGATGCCTACTCGAACAATCTAAACTATATTGCTGAAAACCAATTTTTAGTATTTTTTCCGTTCTTTAAATACTTTAATGGTGAATTTTCTTGGACAAAGTTACTGCGTCACTGGTGGCATGATAGAATCAATTTTGAATATGCCGAATATTGTATGAAAGCAATGATGTGGCACGGTGGCGGGGGACTTGATACATATTTGGATACCAAGGAATTTGAAGTAAGAGCGCAAGCGGTAATTGCCGCAAAGTTAAAAAATAATCCTCTATTTTTGGGAATAAATCAACTGTTCCCCGACTTCTTAATTGAACAGTTACGAGTTTCTGTTTACTACAGTGGTTTGGGTCAATTTTGGCGGGTGATGGCGGATATGTTCCTCAGTTTATCTGACCGTTATGACAATGGCGAAATTAAATCCATTCCCCAAGTTGTAGACCATATTAAATCGGCGTTGGTAGCTAATGCATTAAAGCCAATTACCTACGATGTAAAAATTAACGGTAAAGTGTATGAAATTATTCCCAAAAATATCGGTTTGACTTTCCTTGCAGATACGGGTTTACCTTATGTAGAAGCAGTTTTCTTTCGGGGAACCCCTTTCGCAGGTACAGTTACATACAACGCCCAAGCATACGAAATCCCACCGGATCAAGCTCGATTTCAGTATGGTGCATTATATGCAGATCCTTTACCCATTGGTGGTGCGGGTATACCTCCTACCTTGCTGATGCAAGATATGCGCCATTATCTCCCAGAATATTTACATGATATTTATCGTCGCAGTCCCAGGGGAGAAGATGATTTGCGAGTACAAATTTGCATGAGTTTCCAAAAATCCATGTTTTGTGTGACGACTGCAGCAATTTTGGGACTGATGCCTTATTCTTTGGATAGTGAAGACCCATCTGAGCAAAAAGCTAACCAACTCTATTTAGAAAAGTGGATGGCTCGTCTGACAACTTCTCGCTTGTTGGCTGTAAATAGTTGA
- a CDS encoding NADH-quinone oxidoreductase subunit M: MLSALILVPLFGAALIGFFPPGMSDKVSRGLALTSAGITFLLTIVLAAQFNPGEVNQQFTEFLPWVDALGLSYSLGIDGLSLPLLLLQGLLTCIAIYSSDTSLQRPRFYYSLILLLSAGVTGAFLAQDLLLFFLFYELELIPLYLLIAIWGGEKRGYAATKFLIYTAVSGILILASFLGMVWLSGSSTFALATLNAKSLPLATQLLLLGGILIGFGIKIPLVPFHTWLPDAHVEASTPISVLLAGVLLKLGTYGLLRFGMNLLPDAWSYIAPWLASWAVVSVLYGASCAIAQKDMKKMVAYSSIGHMGYVLLAAAAATPLSVLGTVMQMVSHGLISALLFLLVGVVYKKAGSRNLDVIRGLLNPERGMPVIGTLMVLGVMASAGIPGMVGFISEFVIFRGSFPVFPVQTLLCMIGTGLTAVYFLILVNRAFFGRLSEQVMNLPRLYWSDRIPSFILAVLIIIFGIQPAWLSRWTEPTITSMVSTQNVLATVSLNKVKSKN; the protein is encoded by the coding sequence ATGCTGAGTGCGTTAATTTTAGTGCCGTTGTTCGGTGCCGCTTTAATCGGTTTTTTCCCCCCTGGGATGAGTGATAAAGTCTCCCGTGGGTTGGCTTTGACATCTGCTGGTATCACTTTCTTGCTGACTATTGTCTTAGCTGCTCAATTTAATCCAGGGGAAGTTAATCAACAGTTTACAGAATTCCTTCCCTGGGTAGATGCTTTAGGTTTAAGCTATAGCCTGGGAATAGATGGTTTGTCTTTGCCTTTGCTGCTTTTGCAAGGATTGCTAACTTGTATTGCGATTTACAGTAGTGATACATCGCTACAACGTCCTAGATTTTATTACTCTTTGATATTGCTGCTCAGTGCTGGGGTGACTGGAGCTTTTCTGGCACAGGATTTACTATTATTTTTCCTGTTTTACGAGCTTGAACTGATTCCCCTGTATCTGTTGATTGCAATTTGGGGTGGTGAAAAGCGGGGTTATGCTGCTACAAAATTCCTGATTTATACTGCTGTTTCGGGAATTTTGATTTTGGCAAGTTTCCTTGGTATGGTGTGGCTGAGTGGTTCTTCTACTTTTGCCCTAGCAACTTTAAATGCTAAATCTCTACCTTTAGCAACACAACTATTGCTATTAGGAGGAATTTTAATCGGTTTTGGCATTAAAATTCCTTTGGTTCCCTTTCATACTTGGTTACCCGATGCTCACGTCGAAGCTTCGACACCAATTTCTGTGCTGTTGGCTGGGGTGCTGTTGAAATTGGGAACCTACGGCTTATTGCGGTTTGGAATGAATTTGTTACCAGACGCTTGGAGTTATATCGCTCCCTGGTTAGCGAGTTGGGCGGTGGTGAGTGTGCTGTATGGTGCATCCTGTGCGATCGCCCAAAAAGATATGAAGAAAATGGTAGCATACAGCTCTATTGGACACATGGGATATGTGCTTTTAGCTGCAGCCGCTGCTACACCTTTAAGCGTGTTGGGCACTGTGATGCAAATGGTTAGCCACGGCTTGATTTCCGCCTTACTGTTCTTGCTGGTGGGAGTTGTGTATAAAAAAGCAGGTAGCCGCAATTTAGATGTTATCAGAGGACTGCTCAACCCAGAACGAGGTATGCCTGTAATTGGCACATTGATGGTGTTGGGAGTTATGGCTAGTGCTGGTATCCCTGGAATGGTCGGGTTTATTTCAGAATTTGTCATTTTTCGGGGTAGTTTCCCAGTTTTTCCCGTGCAGACCTTGCTCTGTATGATTGGTACAGGATTAACTGCTGTTTACTTCTTGATTCTGGTCAACCGTGCATTTTTTGGTCGCTTATCTGAACAAGTGATGAATTTACCGCGTTTATATTGGAGCGATCGCATTCCATCTTTCATTTTAGCTGTGCTAATTATCATTTTTGGTATCCAACCTGCTTGGTTATCTCGCTGGACTGAACCAACAATTACATCAATGGTGAGTACACAAAATGTATTAGCAACGGTGTCTTTGAATAAGGTAAAAAGTAAAAATTAA